Genomic DNA from Colius striatus isolate bColStr4 chromosome 7, bColStr4.1.hap1, whole genome shotgun sequence:
CTCTGTATGGACAGAGATCTGCCTCCTGCTTTTGTAATCAatttgcaaagggaaaaaatagaatTTCCCTCTTTTCTGGTGGCACTTTTGCCAATACAGGTGAAATAACAGTGTCCTTGTCCTGTGTCCGTTCCATTGCTGCAGGGCACATCTGACACTACTCTAGTATTGAAAGAGTTTGTGTTAAATTTCTATTTAAGACTTCATTCTGACCACATGAAGAAAGCAGTTTTGTCTTTCATGCTGTCTCACTGTCACTAAAGAGAAGACCCAGCTTTGCAAAGCCCTCCTTAGTACAAGGCACATACATACACTGAACCAACTAGGCTCATCTCCTGTCCTCTTTCTGCTGCcaagggggctgcagtgctgactAACTGGGTGGCAAATGCCATCATCTATAGTATTTCAAGGAGGTCTAACAGGGGGGAAGGCTGTATCATAAGCAATTCTTATGAATCTTGTCAAACAGCAGTTGTAGGCAAGTGCTAAACACAAAACCAAGCCAGAGTAGCAGGTAGAATGTGGAACTGATTGAAGCTGAAAAGGCCACTGTGATAACAACACAGGCATAAGCTACATCAGGCTCTGATGCTAATTGAAGGCTACACTTTCAAAATCAAGTAACTAAGTCTCTCCAGCAGTGAATAAGTAACTTGGCAGCTGGTTAATTTGAGCTGTCAGAGTGAAGATGTGGGTACAACTCATCTGGTGGAGCTTTGTGTATTGTCTTTGGAGGAGTTACTGCTTTCCTTTGTGCAGTAGTCATGGTATTGGTGCCAACACTACCCCCCACGTGAGGGGAGTTTGtgtttggaggggtttttaaAGCTTAGCACACCCTCATTTTTCTTAAGCTGTTGTTTTTGTGAAGGAAGAGCTGTGTGTCAGCCTTCCACAAGAAGAACCTAATCCTGATGCACCACTTCCAGTTACAGGGCTTCCTATCAAATTGGGATGCAGCTCATTACATTCCTCACTGTATTTCATAAAGGCTAATTAAATCTCTCAGTAGTTTATACAAGTCCAGTTCCATTAAAAGTAGACCAGAGGTTCCTGTTTATACACAGACACAATTAGCTGTTTCCTGCTAGACTTGCCTGAATGTAACCTCTTAAAAAACAAGACAGCACCAAGGCTACAACACTCACACATGTGCTATGTCCAGCTTGAATAATGCAAGAAAAACAAGCCAAGGGAACAATTGCACAGTAGCAGCAGTGTGTCACAGCAGCACTAGTGCCAGGACTTTGCCATAACACCCTGGAACTGTTGTTTTGGCTGCAGTGACAGGCAGCTGTATGCTCACAAACCCAAGGCAGGCCTGGCAACAGAACCACATCAGACAGGCTGGGAGGGTTGCATCCTTCCAGCTGGGCCTTGGGAGTAGTGCCCAGATGCCCAAGGGAGGTGAAGCCACCTCAGAGAACTGATCCAGaccccctgctctgctgctgtagGTCAGCAAGATGCAGGCTATGTTGCAAGCTGTCCAGAGAGagctttttcccttcctttcaaaGGTCAAACTAGCATTAAAAGCTTTACCCTacccccacctccctcccctGTGTGCCCCACAGCCATCTGCCCTACCACAAGTCCAAGTGTGTGCTGTGATTTAGGATCAGTCCCATAATTACAAACTGCTAACAGAGTATTTGTATCCTGCTGAAAAGGAAACTGAACTTCaagtacagcagcagcactgagggcAAGCTCCCTGTAGGCTCCTTGCTTGGGCTCTACCCATCTCAACACCTGCTTTCTGCTCCAGCAGATGAGATGAGGAGAGGTCTGGCTTCTCAGCAGGCACTATTTCCAAAACAGGCCTGTCTGGCTCTAACTGTGAACAGTTCCTGTAGTATGAAGTCATGACTTTCTCTGGCAAGAGAATGAAGCTTTCAGCCAGTCCACAATTACCCTTCCCTGGGCTGGCTTTACTAAAGCTGTACAGCACCATTGTGCAACTAAAAGCTGAGGCCCAGGGTAAGGTAAGCCAGAGCTGACTGATGAAAGGTGCCACAACTCAGGAGCCAGCACTTCAGCCTGATTTCTAAACTGTGCATTTAGGCCTGGGCAGTTGCTGCTGGGATCTCTGAAAAACAAGTCTTTCTTCCTCACATTCACTGCTAGAGATAAGCCTCTCTCCAGGCTGTAACCCCACCTGGATAGCTGGGTGCTTCTCAGCCTGCCATGGCTTGTCTTACACCAAGGCAAGCATGTCCTGATGCCTGACTTCTCAGCAGAGGGATTAGGAGGTATTTTAGGCCACTACTGTATTCTCACAGGCATGATTATACTGCAGAGAAGCTGCACAAAGCCAAGCAACCCACATTAGCTGGTGCCAGCTGGGCTGCTTTCAGACCAGCTTCATTCCTGCTGTAACACAGAAGAACCATCTGCCTGAACTTTGTATTTATCAACTCACTGGTATCAATAGGAATCTTTCTGTTGATTCCCTCAGCTGAGTCACTCCCAACAACTCCTGTACCTACTCAACATGAAGAAAAGCCCAATTCCAAGGCAATGCAGTGTTGTCAGCCCCAGGGCACCAAAATACCTGTTCTCTAAAGAACAGGGAGACATACGTGGTAGTTTCTTGAAACAGCTCAGTTGTGCACCTGCATCTGATGTACAATCACTTATCTGCTTTAGCTGCTCCTGACAAAGGCTCAAATCCAGAAGTAGCTGGATTACACAGCAGTTCCTTCATAGAGAAGCTGCTTCTATCATAGCCAAAACCAACTCATGGCATCTGGACCAAGACTGGCTCCCAGGAACACAACCTGGTGGTCACAGCCTAAATGGATGGTAGTTACCTAGGGATTAATCCTGCTCCAAAATTCCTTTACAATCCAGTCTCTTTCCTCCCACTTTACTTGAAGCTTCTCTATTAGAAGTGCTGGTAAGTTCATACAGAAATTGGAGGGTCCAGCATGTCCATCTGAAGGTGTGGTGCTAGGATGCAGTCATACACATTGTCTTGTTGGTGAAGAACTCTTGGGGTGGAAAACAGGAATGCTTCTTTACAATTGTCAGCCTGTAAAGAACTGTTTTAAAGGCTTACAACTGTAAAGATTATCCTAGGGGTAAATGCCCTGAGAAAGGCCCTTGTCCCTTTGGATTCATCCCACAAATGTTTCTGCTCCACGTATTGCAGAGGCAGCCTGATGCTGCTAGCAGATGCCTCAATGTCTGCCCATAAAAACACAGGTAAATACAGAACACGCTCCCCTGCATGAAGCCCAGGCAAGATGTAACACACTGTGTGActccttacacacacacactccagaGCACAACAACACTGAAACAATCAGGATTTGTGCTGGCTGAAAAATCTCCACAATTTGAAGCCTTCCATTTGTTTGAGAAGCAGCTTCTGGCTTGGGGACAAAAGGACTTGTCACATGGTTTAACTGCCAGAACAACCCATCACAGAAAGAGGGGAAACACCAAGCACTTGCAAGCACTGCCAAGAGCTcagcctgcctgcagtgctCCAACTGCTACGGCTCAAGCCAGGTAGAGAGGAAACCATCCCACTCCAGAACGAGTGCTGAGGGAGTCTGCCAAGAGCTGGCCTGTTCTGAGGCCTCCTGACACTGCTTCTGCTTTCCCAGCACTTCAAGTCAGTTACACAATTCCCAACCCACATCCCTCCATGGATCCTAAGCACCTATCTTCACATTCATTGTTTGAGCCCACAACAGCAGAAAATCCTCTTGGTCTGATTATTCCTTTCCAAGCTCAACTTCAAGTCACATCTGCTGCTCAAAAGGCAAAGCCAGGTTTCATCTTACAGTTGGTTCCTCAGAAGATATGACCCACGTTAGCTGCCaacactttttccttcctttgtccATAAAAATTCCAACGAGAGACAACCACAATGTATTTGCCAGAGAGAAACATTTGAAACACGTCGGAGAACAAAAGTGGTAACACAAGCACACAAAGGAGAACAAGTGACCAGTCAGAAGACTGTTTCAGAACAGCTGAGCAAACTTTTTAAACAGAAGCCAGATAATGAAATcacacaaggaagaaaacaagggCACATTATGGTAACAGTATCACCAGAGACCTGCCTTCAACCAACCAGCTCTGCTTTATTCAGACTTTAGCCAAGCATTTTCCATCCTATTCCAAGAACATCCAAGTGTCCCAGACACGTTGGGAGTTCAGATAATAGCTTTGTTACCTACCAAAAGGAAGGTGGCGACACATCAGAAACCACATTTTCAGTGCAGCTCTAGGTGCAGATTTTAGTACCTGAAGCAAACATCAGGTGGTTCACAGAGTTCCAAGTCATCTTTGGGGCAGCTACTACTGATCAGTAGAACATCAGCCTAGAGCAGGTTCTTCAGCTTCAGCAATTTGTATTCACAGCAccaactggggtttttttaaacaagatacAATTCCCACATCTGTAAATTAAGGGTCTAGAGAGAAGCAGTGAAAGAAGACATAGCAACAAAAAATGGAAAGTGGCTTCCTAATTGCTTCTGAAGTGTGATGCACTTCAAAGCTTCCTTATTCACAGCCTTCACCCACTATTTACACAAAACCCAACATTGACACTTCACTGTCACAGTCACTTCATAGGCCAGAAAAGAAGTTTAGAGACATTTTATCCAGTTAACAGCCAAGAAAATCCTTAGCCTGCTGGCTCTTCATCAGTCCTATTTGCAAAGAGACCTGCTCCTTCACTTCCTGCTGGAGGAAACACACCCAAACATGACACGACCTGTTAGTCCACAGCCAGGAAAGAGCTTCTAACAAACATTCACCTGAACGAGGAGAGATGTTTTGTGGTTATTTACGTGTGTTCTTCTTACTGACAAGACAAGAATGAAACAGCCAAGCCATTACCAAAGGAATTAGATCCTTTCATTCCCAGACTCCTAAAGCCTAGCTAAATGCTAACCTGCCAAAGCACAAAGAATGAGACAGGAGTGCACTCTGCATTTCGCTGTCCCACTCCTGAAACTGCTGCTCATTTCACAAAACCACAAGTGCTTTCTGGTAAAAGACATAACTGACCAAACAGCTCAAAGATGACACATCCTTCAACAGTTAACCAAAGGAAACAAGTGATCTGGGGGGACAGTATTCCTCCAACtacctgctgctccccactgtGTTCCTCATTCTTCTTTCTCGAGTCGCCTCACCTGACGTTGCAAAGCATCAGCAGATTCTGGACCGCAGGAAGAGTGGAATTCTCATTCTGGCCTGTCACCAGGTGCCTGTCCAGCACAACGTGCACAGCATCCGGGCTGCTGGCTAAACACAGGGGGAAAGGCAACAAGCATTGTGTTAGTGGACACTGCTGCGtattttcctctccctctcccagccACTGACTCTCCCTTCAAAGCACACatcccctttccttcctctccctgaatCTGTCAGGGCCGCTGCAACCAAGTGGATGTGACATAACAGGTACCATGGAGGCACCAGCACTGACAGTTAACTTCACCAGCTGACAGTTAACTGTCCGCACTGAACCCGTTAGGCAGaaggtggcagcagcagtttATCACAAAGCAGAAAGATGCCATTCAAACACACAAACAGGCTGATGGCAGCAGGGATGGAAGAGGATTAAGCAAAGAATACAGAGCAATTTGGTAAGAAAGCTGCATTTCTTCCTAGTGAAGAACAGATGGGGGGCATTAGGAGCCTAGTTGTGTTTCCCATCCATGCCATACATCTACTGGCTAACCACTTCAAATTGCATCAATTCAATGGGTGGCACTACTCTTAAATAATGACTTAATTACCACAGCcatctcattcttttctttaggGACAGATTCTTTAGAATTACCTAACAAGACAGAAGGCTGAAAAACAGCTGTAACTGAAAAACAGGGCCACTTACAGCCCACTATTGAATTCTCCCTTAAACAACACATTTCCCTACACACCCAGAAATcatctgggggaaaaaaaagggacattTCTGTGCTTTAATGGATTTAGTTTCTCACAAGAGATAACTTCAGATATTGCAGTTCAAACTTGTGCAGTTTGAGTAATAGCAGTTACTGACATTACCAATAAAATACTACAAAGTCAGGTCTGTCTGGTAAAGACAACTAATCAAATCAGCCAGAACCACCCAGCACAGTGCCTCCAGCTTTAAATAATGCAACATTTGCTTCAATAAGAGATAACCCCAGAAATCCAGACGTTAACCTCTCCCATCAGAGCACATGCTCCCTGCCAGGCAgggggaagcagctgcagcacgctgCCTACCTACAGCCATTTCCCTGCAGGTATGAGCTGTGCATCTGCAGATCCAGGTAACCTCATGTTTACCATGGGGTTAAGGACAGACAGGGAGGTCAGAGTGCTGTGCTGTTCTGTCCTGTTCCTCCACATGCAGTATTTTGTGGCATTCATTGTTAAAAACACTCAGTTTCTAATCCACGAGGGTGTTGGTTTATATCCACAACATGGGAATGCAAGACGAGACATCCTGTCAGTTCTGTTCAGCCATGGAAAACCTCACACAAGCATTCATTTCCAAAGTGCAGCCGTGAAATGTGAAGCTCTGCACAACATGAGACATACCACTAAATGTAGCTCCAGAATCCTTCACAAAATCTTCCACAATAATGGCCAAACTGGCAAAATTCGGCTGCCTTACCAGTTCATACACAGAGGgctgagaaagaggaaaaggaagtaaaTGTTTTGCTCTTTACAAAATCAGCCAAGCAAAACCAATACATacttccccctccccttgcaatttattttcctgtccTTCCTACAGTTCTCCCAGCTATACACAGGAAGCATAAAGCATCAAACCAAGTGGCCACAAGCAGCTTCTACAGACTTTCTGTAGTGAGCAAACTGAAAACTCTAACAgaagacaaagagaaagaatGCCAGAATTCTGCACATCAGCTGGGCCCTGAGCTGTGTGCATGTAATCAGTGTCACAAACAAGTAGACCTCTTTGGCTGTTGGGCACAAACACTGTGCCACTTGCAAGGTCCAAATAACAGGACTCTGCTTTGGAATGAATATGGGAAACAGCTTATACCAGAACATTAAGAATACTTAGTTCAGTTCTTCATATGCACAGGAGGAAATTGAGTTTTATGGTTTCTAGGCCACATCATTATGCCTCATCTGAGATATTTTATCAGGGATTTTAATGCCAAACACAAGCTCATCAGGATACTGACAGCTGCTGTGAGTCCTGGAAACTCTTAACTCTGCATGAGGTGTACTACATCATCTTGGCACACAGGTACAACTGCCATAGAAATGGTCTGTGAAGTGAGAGATATGACTGGACAGTAAATAAAACAACAGTCTCTGGCtacttttttttattagaagCCAGTTTGtacaaacagcttttttttcccctaaagctTCTCCtacttttcagatgaaaaagctGCTTGAAAAATAGAACTtaccctccagcattccttaaAAGCCCTCAGCTATGAATCCGAAGAGCTGCAGCAGTCATTTCCACCATTGACTGGTTCACTTTAAAGCTTACtgaacaggaaggaaaacactCTCCCTGTGACAGCTGAAGGGAGACAATCCCTTCTTGTACTCAAGTGTTGGGCCCCTTTGTAATGACAACTCCCCACATCTTGCACATAAACCAAGGGTACCAAAACAACAACTTGTGTTTGTAGGAAGATCCAGGATAAGACcacaaacaacagcaaaaaaaaagtcaggcaGAAGTTCAACTTACCCCTGTCAGGCTGTATCCCTGAAATACCCAGGTTTTATCCTCATTGGTGGCACAACACAAAGCTGCAACTCCATGTCCAACCGCACAGATAGGCTCTGGagaaaaaccacaacacagctCAGCAGTTGTGAGCATCTTCAAGCAGCCAAAACACAGATGGGCATTCACAAGCTTCCTCGTGTTACAGCTCTTCCCAGTTCTGAACACCCTTCAACTATGTCATCGTTTTGAAGTCGCTGGAAGGTAACAGCCTCACACAAAGAGTAAGCTAGTACTGGTTTGTTTAGCAAAATATCTAGTGATATCCACCTACTGTTCTCAGCGCTGAAGTGCTGCAGTATCTTAGCCAGGTACCCACTGTTTGCAAGGTCAGTCATAGCCCCAGGGCAGTTTGGAATCAGCAAGGCATGGTATCTTGTACCTGGTAAGGAGGAGAGGATAAACTAACTGTAACACAGGTAATGAGCAAGAAAGGCTGGTCTTGAACCCATTTCAGACCTGACAACACTGTGACAGCATCACATAAGCCTGACAAAAACTGTACAAACTGGATGACCTAAACTAATAGATCTGGAAATCTATCAGAATGGAGAAAAACAGGTCCTTTTTCAGGACCAAGAACATACATTTTTAGTGAGATAGTCTTATCCAGGTACAACTTAAAACCACTCTGCCTTCAGACttccctggagatactcaaaagacaTGCAGACGTGGCACTAAGGGATGTGGTTTAatggtggctgtggcagagctgggttAATGGCTGGACTCCACCTtgagggtcttttccaacctcaatgatggattctgtgactctacTTTGGCAATATACTTGTTTTTTAGATAATGATGTATAGTGAATGCATGTCCAAAAGAGGACAGATACACACTGTGTGtgtacatttatatatataaaaattaccAGTTTGGGAGAAATAAGAAAGAACAGCAGTTGTCACAGTTTCCTCTTAAAACACAAGCTTTACACCTTCTCTGTGTGGTTTTTCCTTGAAGATCCAACACATCTGTTCCCCTGATAAACAAGGAGGACACCCTGGCCAACTCTTACCATCGATTGACTCCAGCTTGGCCGGGTTTGCATACGACTTCATGCGGAAGTCCTGAATCCAGCGTGTGTTGCTCTCATTCACATCCACAAAATCAATCGACTTCCCCTGGGGGAAACATACACAGACATCCAGTACACTTCTTGAAACATAAGCACAGGGGATTTTGAGGCACTTCAGCCCTCAAAAACCTGAAGCTTTCCATTTTTCCCCACCAAAGTAGCTCTTCCAGTAGTTCTCCCTCCACTCTTTGTGCGTAACAGACCCTGGACAGAGCAGCTCAGACCTGTGGTGCAGGAAGCACGCATCCACTTCAATACTCAACTTACCTAAAAACTAAAAGTCTCTTAATCTGTAAAGTCCATAAGACCTCTCAATAAAAAGTTCAGTGTAATTCTCCCTTGTCAACTGAGACATCAATCAGTTCCAGACTGAAATCACAGTCGCTGCTCATTGGTACTTACCCCAGGAGTCGCAACTTGTAGGTTAAATGCAGAGCTGGTCAGGGTGAAGCAGTGGAGGAAGGACTGGGCTGACACACCTGAAAAACACAGTCCAACACTTTAAGGAAACAACAGCCACACTACAATCTCAGCCACACTAGCTCATTTTACCCAGCAAAGTAAATAAGGTTGGTTTCTCTACTTatgtcatagaatggtaagggtgggaagggc
This window encodes:
- the GATD1 gene encoding glutamine amidotransferase-like class 1 domain-containing protein 1 isoform X2, which encodes MSDRLGKPTCLLVASAAAAGVSAQSFLHCFTLTSSAFNLQVATPGGKSIDFVDVNESNTRWIQDFRMKSYANPAKLESIDGTRYHALLIPNCPGAMTDLANSGYLAKILQHFSAENKPICAVGHGVAALCCATNEDKTWVFQGYSLTGPSVYELVRQPNFASLAIIVEDFVKDSGATFSASSPDAVHVVLDRHLVTGQNENSTLPAVQNLLMLCNVRPLIYRCGNCILFKKTPVGAVNTNC
- the GATD1 gene encoding glutamine amidotransferase-like class 1 domain-containing protein 1 isoform X5 — translated: MSDRLGKPTCLLVASAAAAGVSAQSFLHCFTLTSSAFNLQVATPGGKSIDFVDVNESNTRWIQDFRMKSYANPAKLESIDGTRYHALLIPNCPGAMTDLANSGYLAKILQHFSAENKPICAVGHGVAALCCATNEDKTWVFQGYSLTGPSVYELVRQPNFASLAIIVEDFVKDSGATFSASSPDAVHVVLDRHLVTGQNENSTLPAVQNLLMLCNVRK
- the GATD1 gene encoding glutamine amidotransferase-like class 1 domain-containing protein 1 isoform X4 produces the protein MSDRLGKPTCLLVASAAAAGVSAQSFLHCFTLTSSAFNLQVATPGGKSIDFVDVNESNTRWIQDFRMKSYANPAKLESIDGTRYHALLIPNCPGAMTDLANSGYLAKILQHFSAENKPICAVGHGVAALCCATNEDKTWVFQGYSLTGPSVYELVRQPNFASLAIIVEDFVKDSGATFSASSPDAVHVVLDRHLVTGQNENSTLPAVQNLLMLCNVSRK
- the GATD1 gene encoding glutamine amidotransferase-like class 1 domain-containing protein 1 isoform X6 — protein: MSDRLGKPTCLLVASAAAAGVSAQSFLHCFTLTSSAFNLQVATPGGKSIDFVDVNESNTRWIQDFRMKSYANPAKLESIDGTRYHALLIPNCPGAMTDLANSGYLAKILQHFSAENKPICAVGHGVAALCCATNEDKTWVFQGYSLTGPSVYELVRQPNFASLAIIVEDFVKDSGATFSASSPDAVHVVLDRHLVTGQNENSTLPAVQNLLMLCNVR
- the GATD1 gene encoding glutamine amidotransferase-like class 1 domain-containing protein 1 isoform X7 — its product is MSDRLGKPTCLLVASAAAAGVSAQSFLHCFTLTSSAFNLQVATPGGKSIDFVDVNESNTRWIQDFRMKSYANPAKLESIDGTRYHALLIPNCPGAMTDLANSGYLAKILQHFSAENKPICAVGHGVAALCCATNEDKTWVFQGYSLTGPSVYELVRQPNFASLAIIVEDFVKDSGATFSASSPDAVHVVLDRHLVTGQNENSTLPAVQNLLMLCNVR
- the GATD1 gene encoding glutamine amidotransferase-like class 1 domain-containing protein 1 isoform X3, coding for MSDRLGKPTCLLVASAAAAGVSAQSFLHCFTLTSSAFNLQVATPGGKSIDFVDVNESNTRWIQDFRMKSYANPAKLESIDGTRYHALLIPNCPGAMTDLANSGYLAKILQHFSAENKPICAVGHGVAALCCATNEDKTWVFQGYSLTGPSVYELVRQPNFASLAIIVEDFVKDSGATFSASSPDAVHVVLDRHLVTGQNENSTLPAVQNLLMLCNVRNDLAYLSL
- the GATD1 gene encoding glutamine amidotransferase-like class 1 domain-containing protein 1 isoform X1 — protein: MSDRLGKPTCLLVASAAAAGVSAQSFLHCFTLTSSAFNLQVATPGGKSIDFVDVNESNTRWIQDFRMKSYANPAKLESIDGTRYHALLIPNCPGAMTDLANSGYLAKILQHFSAENKPICAVGHGVAALCCATNEDKTWVFQGYSLTGPSVYELVRQPNFASLAIIVEDFVKDSGATFSASSPDAVHVVLDRHLVTGQNENSTLPAVQNLLMLCNVRACLVEPGTSQWSRRCGFACVPAQAAKTTPWEAVTSALHGLEQPCELPAAKAGLEPSARRKQQQPARPAGSRGLREPRPRRHRGTAGLWARRLPPGQRMAGEAPDSHC